A portion of the Sandaracinobacteroides saxicola genome contains these proteins:
- a CDS encoding class I SAM-dependent methyltransferase, which produces MKIMPAGLALVALLLAGSGQTAPPAPQRPGFPAPDRPVSAIVSDQWSDEASRDDAGEASAVMRLLGVKPGMAVADIGAGRGYYVMRLSKAVGPSGRVYAQDIVPAYLARLGQRVAKAKLDNVTLVTGTADDPKLPPGSIDLALMVHMYHEISAPYALLWRLHDALRPGARVGIVDSDRPTDSHGTPPKLLDCEMAAVGYRFVARHALDAATHLSVYAPGERPVPETIRVCKA; this is translated from the coding sequence ATGAAGATAATGCCGGCCGGGCTGGCGCTGGTGGCGCTGCTGCTGGCGGGATCTGGGCAGACGGCACCGCCGGCGCCGCAGCGGCCCGGGTTTCCGGCGCCGGACCGGCCGGTGTCGGCGATCGTCAGCGACCAATGGTCCGACGAGGCGAGCCGGGATGACGCCGGGGAGGCGAGCGCGGTGATGCGGCTGCTGGGGGTGAAGCCGGGGATGGCGGTGGCGGATATCGGCGCGGGCCGCGGCTATTATGTAATGCGGCTGTCGAAGGCCGTGGGGCCTTCGGGCAGGGTCTATGCGCAGGATATCGTGCCGGCCTATCTGGCGCGGCTGGGGCAGCGGGTGGCGAAGGCGAAGCTCGACAATGTGACGCTGGTGACGGGGACGGCGGACGATCCGAAGCTGCCGCCGGGGAGCATCGACCTGGCGCTGATGGTGCACATGTATCACGAGATCAGCGCACCCTATGCGCTGCTGTGGCGGCTGCATGACGCGCTGCGCCCCGGTGCGCGGGTGGGGATCGTGGACAGCGACCGGCCGACGGACAGCCATGGCACGCCGCCCAAGCTGCTCGATTGCGAGATGGCGGCGGTCGGCTATCGCTTCGTGGCGCGGCATGCGCTGGATGCGGCCACGCACCTGTCGGTCTATGCGCCGGGCGAACGGCCTGTACCTGAGACGATACGAGTGTGCAAAGCTTAA
- the welK gene encoding beta-1,4-glucuronosyltransferase WelK: MPKKKILLAASGGGHVRQLLDLEPFWRAHDTVFATEPTPLGASIAEKTRTRTFAHFAFGQSKVAGWGSLIRGGLANLWDSLRIIASERPDVVISSGAGSAFFCALFGRLSGAEIVVIESFARFHAPSLFGKLAGPLATRKVVQSPALATAWPDAEVCDPFQIVDAPRPPKQPLAFVTVGTVMPFNRMVHGVAALKAAGLLPERVVAQVGEGGERPKGLECTDGMRFDDIQALLQEADLVFTHGGTGSLVTALRAGCRVIAMPRDPDQKEHYDDHQREIVEAFAERGLIQACTDTAELPAALAAARAMTVRQATTNPAKLIALLQGWYPV, from the coding sequence ATGCCGAAAAAGAAAATCCTGCTCGCCGCCAGCGGCGGCGGCCATGTCCGCCAGCTGCTCGACCTCGAACCCTTCTGGCGCGCGCACGACACGGTGTTCGCCACCGAGCCCACGCCGCTCGGCGCCAGCATCGCCGAAAAGACCCGCACCCGCACCTTCGCCCATTTCGCCTTCGGCCAGTCGAAGGTCGCCGGCTGGGGCAGCCTGATCCGCGGCGGCCTCGCCAACCTGTGGGATTCGCTCCGCATCATCGCGTCGGAACGCCCGGACGTCGTCATCTCCTCCGGCGCCGGCTCCGCCTTCTTCTGTGCCCTGTTCGGCCGGCTTTCGGGCGCCGAGATCGTCGTCATCGAAAGCTTCGCCCGCTTCCACGCGCCTTCCCTGTTCGGCAAGCTCGCCGGGCCGCTCGCCACCCGCAAGGTGGTGCAGTCCCCCGCGCTCGCCACCGCCTGGCCCGATGCGGAGGTCTGCGACCCCTTCCAGATCGTCGACGCCCCGCGCCCGCCGAAACAGCCGCTCGCCTTCGTCACCGTCGGCACCGTCATGCCCTTCAACCGCATGGTGCACGGCGTCGCCGCGTTGAAGGCCGCCGGCCTGCTGCCCGAACGCGTGGTGGCGCAGGTGGGCGAAGGCGGCGAGCGCCCCAAGGGGTTGGAATGCACCGACGGCATGCGGTTCGATGACATCCAGGCCCTGCTGCAGGAGGCGGACCTGGTCTTCACCCACGGCGGCACCGGCAGCCTGGTCACCGCGCTGCGCGCCGGCTGCCGCGTCATCGCCATGCCGCGCGACCCCGACCAGAAAGAACATTATGACGACCACCAGCGCGAAATCGTCGAGGCCTTCGCCGAACGCGGGCTCATTCAGGCCTGCACCGATACCGCCGAGCTTCCCGCGGCCCTCGCCGCCGCCCGCGCCATGACCGTCCGCCAGGCCACCACCAACCCGGCGAAGCTGATTGCGCTGCTACAAGGCTGGTATCCGGTTTAA
- a CDS encoding NAD-dependent epimerase/dehydratase family protein: protein MTILLTGAAGFIGLHVARALLARGEAVLGLDNLNPYYDPALKQARLAQLAGTPGWRFVHVDFADAAALAAATDGERVTRPITRIVHLGAQAGVRYSLENPAAYAQSNLVGHLNLLELARHARVAHMVYASSSSVYGGNTKLPFALSDRVDSPVSLYAATKKSGELLAESYAHLFRTPLTGLRFFTVYGPWGRPDMALWQFADAILAGRPIRLFNHGDMSRDFTFIDDITTGVLAALDRPPADDGSEKPGGSRSPHALYNLGNSRPEPLLTLVATLEDALGVKAIRQLHPMQPGDVHATFADIAEAARDLGFAPTTSLAEGIPRFTSWFRQWRDRSA from the coding sequence ATGACCATCCTCCTCACCGGCGCCGCCGGCTTCATCGGTTTACATGTCGCCCGCGCGCTGCTCGCCCGTGGGGAGGCGGTGCTCGGCCTCGACAACCTCAACCCCTATTATGATCCCGCGCTGAAACAGGCCCGGCTGGCGCAGCTTGCCGGCACCCCCGGCTGGCGCTTCGTGCACGTCGATTTCGCCGACGCCGCCGCGCTGGCCGCCGCCACCGATGGCGAGCGCGTGACCCGCCCCATCACCCGCATCGTCCACCTGGGCGCGCAGGCCGGCGTCCGCTACAGCCTGGAAAATCCCGCCGCCTATGCCCAATCCAACCTCGTCGGCCACCTCAACCTGCTCGAACTCGCCCGCCATGCGCGCGTCGCCCACATGGTCTATGCCTCCTCCTCCTCGGTCTATGGCGGCAACACGAAACTGCCCTTCGCGCTGTCCGACCGCGTCGATTCGCCTGTTTCGCTCTATGCCGCCACCAAGAAATCGGGTGAGCTGCTCGCCGAATCCTATGCCCATCTGTTCCGAACCCCCCTCACCGGCCTGCGCTTCTTCACCGTCTATGGCCCCTGGGGCCGGCCGGACATGGCGCTGTGGCAGTTCGCCGACGCCATCCTTGCCGGCCGCCCGATCCGCCTGTTCAACCATGGCGACATGAGCCGCGACTTCACCTTCATCGACGACATCACCACCGGCGTGCTGGCCGCGCTGGACCGGCCGCCGGCGGACGACGGCAGCGAAAAACCCGGCGGCTCCCGCAGCCCGCACGCCCTCTACAACCTCGGCAACAGCCGGCCCGAACCTTTGCTCACCCTCGTCGCCACGCTGGAGGACGCGCTGGGTGTGAAGGCGATTCGGCAACTCCACCCGATGCAGCCCGGCGACGTCCACGCCACCTTCGCCGACATCGCCGAAGCCGCGCGCGACCTGGGGTTCGCGCCCACCACGTCGCTTGCCGAGGGCATCCCGCGCTTCACCAGCTGGTTCCGCCAGTGGCGCGACCGGAGCGCCTGA
- a CDS encoding O-antigen ligase family protein yields the protein MSIALDRILTPYTKRVDSLSHRVRRWLLVAIMGFYACFMGLVIAILPVQAMFIPATPLLILFIIAAWMLPDSDVQVDETLKTALIVFIYCAGLWPVYLAVELPGLPWITLNRAALFALVAIAVYGFAQSSRLRGDVATVFKATPFLMKVFIGWLIIQIITIPLAPQLFGSLNRWVLNQLFWTFPLLIGAWAFSKEGLGLRFKTAILVVALIVSFLVFPETRMGKPIWADHIPFFLKVDDEALMGRILGSQARAADGLYRARSVFNVSLSLAEFMSLVFPFVIHALVTATSWPRRLLLIALYFSCAGAMFLTNNRSGLIGFFLSHIVYSLFWGIKRLRTHGGRRDMVGPSLILMYPMALVAFVIALFSSRTLYVKVIGGGQHQASNDSRGIQYDLMWEKFFRNPFGHGPNQAWELVGFTNGEGTVTLDAYPINLLLDYGIIGFCLFVALFGGAIFYGWRTYQRSDSEELDLTAPASVALVNFLVIKLVLSLEQNHYLAFLLVGLIMAMHYRQTLVDAAKAAVPASVRLQPLRMRR from the coding sequence ATGAGCATCGCCCTCGACCGGATCCTGACACCTTATACCAAGCGGGTGGACAGCCTGTCGCATCGGGTGCGGCGCTGGCTCCTGGTTGCGATCATGGGTTTCTATGCCTGTTTCATGGGGCTGGTGATCGCCATCCTGCCGGTGCAGGCGATGTTCATTCCGGCGACGCCGCTGCTGATCCTGTTCATCATCGCCGCCTGGATGCTGCCGGACAGCGATGTGCAGGTTGACGAAACGCTGAAGACCGCGCTGATCGTGTTCATCTATTGTGCCGGGCTGTGGCCGGTCTATCTCGCGGTGGAGCTGCCCGGCCTGCCGTGGATCACGCTCAACCGCGCGGCCCTGTTCGCGCTGGTGGCGATCGCGGTTTATGGCTTCGCGCAGTCGAGCCGGCTGCGCGGCGACGTGGCGACGGTGTTCAAGGCGACGCCCTTTTTGATGAAGGTGTTCATCGGCTGGCTGATCATCCAGATCATCACGATTCCCCTGGCGCCGCAGTTGTTCGGCTCCTTGAACCGCTGGGTGCTGAACCAGCTGTTCTGGACCTTTCCGCTGCTGATCGGCGCCTGGGCCTTCAGCAAGGAGGGCCTGGGACTGCGGTTCAAGACGGCGATCCTGGTGGTCGCGCTGATCGTCTCTTTCCTGGTCTTTCCCGAAACGCGGATGGGAAAGCCGATCTGGGCCGATCATATCCCCTTCTTCCTGAAGGTGGATGACGAGGCGCTGATGGGCCGCATCCTGGGATCGCAGGCGCGCGCCGCCGACGGGCTCTACCGGGCCCGATCGGTGTTCAATGTCAGCCTCAGCCTGGCGGAATTCATGTCGCTGGTTTTCCCCTTTGTCATCCACGCCCTGGTGACGGCGACCAGCTGGCCGCGGCGGCTGCTGTTGATCGCCCTTTATTTCTCCTGCGCCGGCGCGATGTTCCTGACCAACAACCGCAGCGGTCTGATCGGCTTCTTCCTGAGCCACATCGTGTACAGCCTGTTCTGGGGCATCAAGCGTCTGCGCACCCATGGCGGTCGGCGCGACATGGTGGGACCATCGCTGATCTTGATGTACCCGATGGCGCTGGTGGCGTTCGTCATCGCACTGTTTTCCAGCCGCACGCTCTATGTGAAGGTGATCGGCGGCGGACAGCATCAGGCGAGCAATGATTCGCGCGGCATCCAGTATGACCTGATGTGGGAGAAATTCTTCCGCAATCCCTTTGGCCATGGGCCGAACCAGGCGTGGGAGCTGGTCGGCTTTACCAACGGCGAGGGCACGGTGACGCTGGACGCCTATCCCATCAACCTGCTGCTGGACTATGGGATCATCGGTTTCTGCCTGTTCGTGGCGCTGTTCGGCGGTGCCATCTTCTATGGCTGGCGCACCTACCAGCGGTCTGACTCGGAGGAGCTCGACCTGACGGCACCGGCGTCGGTGGCGCTGGTGAATTTCCTGGTGATCAAGCTGGTGCTGAGCCTGGAGCAGAACCATTATCTGGCGTTCCTGCTGGTGGGGCTGATCATGGCCATGCACTATCGCCAGACCTTGGTGGATGCCGCGAAGGCGGCGGTGCCGGCCTCAGTGCGATTGCAACCCCTGCGCATGCGCCGATAA
- a CDS encoding SLC13 family permease — translation MTQRVGFWGGLALFALLWLLPAPAGLSAAAWAVAAVAVLMAAWWFTEAVPIAATALLPFLLFPLLGIASAGDAAQSYYSPIIFLVLGGALVALAVEKAGLHRRLALAIARRGGTSPRGLVTAFMLATAIVSMGVSNTATALIMMPIALALVAASHDAIAEADRERFAAALVLGVAYAASIGGLGTLVGSPTNAIAAGLINKTLGTEIDFLTWAMFGLPLVLLGVPLTAFVLNRYLRVPVGAIDRAAVLAAVGETGAYSVFERRLIPVLLLLLFGWTVLPFIKEAIALPRADDGVVAVGIGLLLFLLRKGPGEAPMLEGPDLAKVPWDVILLFGGGLALADGITGSGLAAWLGQQLTVAGTLPPVLLAALIVLLVIVVTEFASNVATASGFIPVVAGLVLATGADPQLLAIPAAMAASWGFMMPAGTGPNAIAYATGRVSVATMVKAGALVDMIGVPLIVGVCFAVAAWV, via the coding sequence ATGACCCAGCGCGTCGGTTTCTGGGGCGGTCTCGCGCTGTTCGCGCTGCTGTGGCTGCTGCCGGCGCCGGCGGGGCTGTCGGCGGCGGCTTGGGCGGTGGCGGCGGTCGCGGTGCTGATGGCGGCCTGGTGGTTCACGGAAGCCGTGCCGATCGCCGCGACGGCGCTGCTGCCCTTCCTGCTGTTCCCGCTGCTGGGGATCGCCAGCGCGGGGGATGCGGCGCAAAGCTATTACTCGCCGATCATCTTCCTGGTGCTGGGCGGCGCGCTGGTGGCGCTCGCGGTCGAAAAGGCCGGGCTGCACCGGCGGCTGGCGCTGGCCATCGCCCGGCGCGGCGGCACCAGTCCGCGCGGGCTGGTGACGGCGTTCATGCTGGCGACGGCGATCGTTTCCATGGGGGTATCGAACACCGCCACCGCCCTTATCATGATGCCGATCGCGCTGGCGCTGGTGGCGGCGAGCCATGACGCGATTGCCGAGGCCGACCGGGAGCGCTTCGCCGCGGCGCTGGTGCTGGGGGTGGCCTATGCCGCCAGCATCGGCGGGCTGGGGACGCTGGTGGGGTCGCCGACCAACGCGATCGCTGCCGGGCTGATCAACAAGACGCTGGGGACGGAGATCGATTTCCTGACCTGGGCGATGTTCGGGCTGCCGCTGGTGCTGCTGGGGGTGCCGCTGACCGCCTTCGTGCTGAACCGATATCTTCGGGTGCCGGTGGGCGCCATCGACCGCGCCGCCGTGCTGGCGGCGGTGGGGGAGACAGGGGCATACAGCGTGTTCGAGCGGCGGCTGATCCCGGTGCTGCTGCTGCTGCTGTTCGGCTGGACGGTGCTGCCCTTCATCAAGGAGGCGATTGCGCTGCCGCGGGCGGACGATGGCGTGGTGGCGGTGGGCATCGGCCTGCTGCTGTTCCTGCTGCGCAAGGGGCCGGGTGAGGCGCCGATGCTGGAGGGGCCGGACCTGGCGAAGGTGCCGTGGGATGTGATCCTGCTGTTCGGTGGCGGGCTGGCGCTGGCGGACGGCATCACGGGAAGCGGCCTGGCGGCCTGGCTGGGGCAGCAGCTGACGGTGGCGGGCACCTTGCCGCCGGTATTGCTGGCGGCGCTGATCGTGCTGCTGGTGATCGTGGTGACGGAGTTCGCGAGCAATGTGGCGACGGCGAGCGGCTTCATTCCGGTGGTCGCCGGGCTGGTGCTGGCGACCGGCGCCGATCCGCAGCTGCTGGCGATTCCGGCCGCGATGGCGGCGAGCTGGGGCTTCATGATGCCGGCGGGGACGGGACCGAACGCCATCGCCTATGCCACCGGTCGCGTCAGCGTGGCGACGATGGTGAAGGCCGGCGCGCTGGTGGACATGATCGGCGTGCCGCTGATCGTGGGGGTGTGCTTCGCGGTTGCCGCATGGGTGTGA
- a CDS encoding ribose-phosphate pyrophosphokinase — translation MKLLAGNSNPALARDIASYLEIPLTSASVRRFADEEIFVEIHENVRGEDVFVIQSTGAPANDNLMELLICIDALRRASAKRITAVLPYFGYARQDRKPGPRTPISAKLVANLITVAGANRVLSVDLHAGQIQGFFDIPTDNLYAAPVMSADIESRFPQHRGRLMVVSPDVGGVVRARALARRLDNAPLSIVDKRRERPGESEVMNIIGDVKGRFCVLVDDIVDSAGTLCNAAKALMEAGAEGVVAYVSHGVLSGGAVARVEGSLLTELVVTDSIAACEAVAGAAKIRRLPIAPLVGEAMRRISDEASVSSLFD, via the coding sequence ATGAAACTTCTGGCGGGCAACAGCAATCCGGCGCTGGCGCGCGACATCGCGAGCTATCTGGAAATCCCGCTGACCAGCGCCAGCGTGCGGCGCTTCGCCGACGAGGAGATTTTCGTGGAAATCCACGAGAATGTCCGCGGCGAGGATGTGTTCGTGATCCAGTCGACCGGCGCGCCGGCGAACGACAATCTGATGGAATTGCTGATCTGCATCGATGCGCTGCGGCGGGCGAGCGCCAAGCGCATCACCGCGGTGCTGCCCTATTTCGGCTATGCCCGGCAGGACCGGAAGCCGGGGCCGAGGACGCCGATCTCGGCGAAGCTGGTGGCGAACCTGATCACGGTGGCCGGCGCCAACCGGGTGCTGTCGGTGGACCTGCACGCCGGGCAGATCCAGGGTTTTTTCGACATCCCGACCGACAATCTCTATGCCGCACCGGTGATGAGCGCCGATATCGAATCGCGCTTCCCGCAGCATCGCGGCCGGCTGATGGTGGTGTCGCCCGACGTGGGCGGCGTGGTGCGGGCGCGGGCGCTGGCGCGGCGCCTGGACAATGCGCCGCTGTCGATCGTGGACAAAAGGCGGGAACGGCCCGGCGAATCGGAGGTGATGAACATCATCGGCGACGTGAAGGGGCGCTTCTGCGTGCTGGTGGATGACATCGTCGACAGCGCGGGGACGCTGTGCAACGCGGCGAAGGCACTGATGGAGGCCGGCGCGGAGGGGGTGGTGGCCTATGTCAGCCATGGCGTGCTCTCTGGCGGGGCGGTGGCACGGGTGGAGGGCAGCCTGCTGACCGAGCTGGTGGTGACTGACAGCATCGCGGCATGCGAGGCGGTGGCGGGCGCGGCGAAAATCCGCCGGCTGCCGATCGCGCCGCTGGTGGGCGAAGCGATGCGGCGCATCAGTGACGAAGCGAGTGTGAGTAGTTTGTTCGATTAA
- a CDS encoding tryptophan halogenase family protein, with protein MNPIRSILIAGGGSAGWMAAAALASALGTSTQIMLVESEEIGTVGVGEATIPPIKLFNAMLGIAEADFVRATQGTFKLGIEFVDWGSLGNRYFHPFGSFGADFDRVPLHHWWLRERGRGDPTPLWDYSLAWRMAVHNRFSPPSSDRRMVQSTFDYAYHFDAGLYAAYLRRYAEARGVARHEGKVGTVTQNGETGFVESVTLEDGRVLSADLFIDCSGFRGLLVEGALKAGYQDWTRWLPCDRAMAMPCENAAPLTPFTRSTAREAGWQWRIPLQHRTGNGYVYSSAHLSDDDAARLLASRLDGKALADPRPLRFTTGRRTRAWVKNVVAIGLAAGFMEPLESTSIHLIQSGLMRLLGLFPDRAFDPLLADEFNRVTAQEWERIRDFLILHYHATGRTDSALWRDCAATAPPDSLATRMAHFRRDARLVSPGEELFLNVSWLAVYIGQHVEPAGWDPLVHARGHVDAKARLAGLRRVTEEAARAMPTHEAFIAANCAAG; from the coding sequence ATGAACCCCATCCGCTCCATCCTGATCGCCGGCGGGGGTTCCGCCGGCTGGATGGCCGCCGCCGCGCTGGCCAGCGCGCTCGGAACCTCCACGCAAATCATGCTGGTGGAGAGCGAGGAGATCGGCACCGTCGGCGTCGGCGAGGCCACCATCCCGCCGATCAAGCTGTTCAACGCGATGCTGGGGATCGCGGAAGCCGACTTCGTCCGCGCCACCCAGGGCACCTTCAAGCTCGGCATCGAGTTCGTCGACTGGGGCAGTCTCGGCAACCGCTATTTCCACCCCTTCGGCAGCTTCGGCGCCGATTTCGACCGCGTGCCGCTGCACCACTGGTGGCTGCGCGAACGTGGGCGGGGCGACCCGACGCCGCTGTGGGACTATTCGCTCGCCTGGCGCATGGCCGTCCACAACCGCTTCAGCCCGCCGTCGTCCGATCGCCGGATGGTGCAATCCACCTTCGACTATGCCTATCATTTCGACGCCGGCCTCTACGCCGCTTACCTGCGCCGCTACGCCGAAGCCCGCGGCGTTGCCCGCCACGAAGGCAAGGTCGGCACCGTTACCCAGAATGGCGAAACCGGCTTCGTCGAAAGCGTCACGCTCGAAGACGGCCGCGTCCTGTCCGCCGACCTGTTCATCGACTGCTCCGGCTTCCGCGGGCTGTTGGTGGAGGGCGCGCTGAAGGCCGGCTATCAGGACTGGACCCGCTGGCTGCCCTGCGACCGCGCCATGGCGATGCCCTGCGAGAATGCCGCGCCGCTCACCCCCTTCACCCGCTCCACCGCGCGCGAGGCCGGCTGGCAGTGGCGCATCCCGCTGCAACACCGCACTGGCAACGGCTATGTCTATTCGAGCGCCCACCTGTCGGACGACGACGCCGCCCGCCTGCTCGCCTCCCGCCTCGACGGCAAAGCCTTGGCCGATCCCCGCCCGCTGCGCTTCACCACCGGCCGGCGCACCCGGGCGTGGGTGAAGAATGTCGTCGCCATCGGGCTGGCCGCCGGCTTCATGGAGCCGCTGGAGAGCACCAGCATCCACCTCATCCAGTCCGGCCTGATGCGCCTCCTTGGCCTGTTCCCGGACCGCGCTTTCGATCCGCTGCTGGCGGACGAGTTCAACCGCGTCACGGCGCAGGAATGGGAACGCATCCGCGATTTCCTCATCCTCCACTATCACGCCACCGGCCGCACCGATTCCGCCCTGTGGCGCGATTGCGCCGCCACGGCACCGCCCGACAGCCTGGCCACACGCATGGCGCATTTCCGCCGAGACGCCCGCTTGGTCTCCCCCGGCGAGGAGTTGTTCCTCAACGTCAGCTGGCTCGCCGTCTATATCGGCCAGCATGTCGAACCCGCGGGCTGGGACCCCCTTGTACACGCCCGCGGCCATGTCGATGCCAAGGCCCGCCTCGCCGGCCTGCGCCGCGTGACGGAAGAAGCCGCCCGCGCCATGCCCACCCACGAAGCCTTCATCGCCGCCAACTGCGCCGCGGGTTAA
- a CDS encoding cation:proton antiporter has translation MTASVHHLEQLLLHVLVQLIIMIAAARLFHGLALRLGQPGATGEIVAGLLLGPSLFGALFPEASLWVFGSKPGDEIAVLSQVGLILLMFQIGSEFHFNLLKDPATRRTMLGVAAASILVPFALGLALGLASAATLAPAINPVVYSLFCGVALAITAVPILGRILRQFGLTAHPLGVIAISAAAVNDVIGWLLLAAIAAIGAAAFDPGGFGLKLLGLAALGAVLMLVVKPLLDRLIGPVERGEKPLGPDLIALILALCFGAAIVTSSLGIFAIFGGFAVGITVHRHQAFAALWRDKIGVFVLVFFLPIFFTFTGLRTNVLGLDSATDIGWCLAFLAASILGKILPVYAAARLSGFTPAQSGVLGSLMNTRALMELIVLNVGRDMGFIPQDVFTMLVIMAITTTLMTGPLLRWLLPKTGHVIPQGVDA, from the coding sequence ATGACGGCATCGGTCCATCATCTCGAACAATTGCTGCTGCATGTGCTGGTGCAGCTGATCATCATGATCGCGGCTGCCCGGCTGTTCCACGGCCTCGCGCTGCGGCTGGGGCAGCCCGGCGCCACCGGCGAGATCGTCGCCGGCCTGCTGCTCGGCCCCTCGCTGTTCGGCGCGCTCTTTCCCGAGGCGTCCCTGTGGGTATTCGGCAGCAAACCCGGCGACGAGATCGCGGTGCTCAGCCAGGTCGGCCTCATCCTGCTGATGTTCCAGATCGGCAGCGAGTTCCATTTCAACCTGCTGAAGGACCCCGCGACCCGCCGCACCATGCTCGGCGTCGCCGCGGCCTCCATCCTCGTGCCCTTTGCACTCGGCCTCGCGCTCGGCCTCGCCAGCGCCGCCACCCTCGCGCCCGCCATCAACCCGGTGGTCTATTCCCTGTTCTGCGGCGTCGCGCTCGCCATCACCGCGGTCCCCATCCTCGGCCGCATCCTCCGGCAGTTCGGGCTGACCGCGCACCCGCTCGGCGTGATCGCCATCAGCGCCGCGGCAGTGAACGATGTCATCGGCTGGCTGCTGCTCGCCGCCATCGCCGCCATCGGTGCCGCCGCCTTCGACCCCGGCGGCTTCGGCCTGAAACTGCTCGGCCTTGCAGCCTTGGGGGCCGTCCTGATGCTCGTGGTCAAACCCCTGCTCGACCGGCTGATCGGCCCGGTGGAGCGCGGCGAGAAGCCCCTCGGCCCCGACCTCATCGCCCTCATCCTCGCGCTCTGCTTCGGCGCCGCCATTGTCACCTCCAGCCTGGGCATCTTCGCCATCTTCGGCGGCTTCGCCGTCGGCATCACCGTGCACCGGCACCAGGCCTTCGCCGCGCTCTGGCGTGACAAGATCGGTGTCTTCGTCCTGGTTTTCTTCCTCCCCATCTTCTTCACCTTCACCGGCCTTAGAACCAACGTCCTCGGGCTGGACAGCGCCACCGACATCGGCTGGTGCCTCGCCTTCCTGGCTGCCTCGATCCTGGGGAAGATCTTGCCCGTCTATGCCGCCGCCCGCCTCTCCGGGTTCACGCCGGCGCAATCGGGCGTGCTCGGCAGCCTGATGAACACCCGCGCGCTGATGGAGCTGATCGTGCTCAACGTCGGCCGCGACATGGGCTTCATTCCGCAGGACGTCTTCACCATGCTGGTCATCATGGCGATCACCACCACCCTGATGACCGGGCCGCTGCTGCGCTGGCTGCTGCCGAAAACCGGCCACGTCATTCCGCAGGGCGTGGACGCATGA